gatcaagagtggccagagtctttgaagatgtgcctaacgaagctctggagcatgtatgagaaAGTGAACACACGTAAGCTTAAAGGAAGTCTTGTCAacactgaagcatatttcaagatgtgggataaaaaggtgaaggtggagaatgagctcagatttttaaaatcagactttgctaagatggtgttggcgaaggaggaggcactttcccagttggcccgtgcaaaacgggttcttactaaactgaaagccgaggtggataagacgagcctggatgatctcgattaaggaaatgaatatattgttcttatgaagtttaattagctatatgttgtactatgttgttttcatgtagctaccgtactgtgatgttataatatatttatgtgcctgatatgaaattggcaaacagctgttcgatatgaaatgtgaatttgcgtaatactggaattattaattgtaaactaataaacctgctaaatgtgtcatggacctttgctgacggttctagcagtaaaagcgtttgcgatggatagcccaatgccacacagttttcttcatcaaatcgtgtgtgatatagttgataaaagcaaacagttaaccaaggaagaccgtgtgtgatcgTTACACCTTTcagacacgagcctacacataaaactgcgTGGGATTTACGTccaaacggaaacgttttccctgaatTGACTATGtgagatgtacataagaacggaaacatattccttgggttgactgtgtgtgatatacatacgaacggaaatgtttttttgggattcaccgtgtgggatatacatacctacggaaatgattttctcgaattaccgtgtgggatgtacatacctacggaaatgatttctggcattcaccgtgtgggatgtacatacctacggaaatgatttctgagattcaccgtgtgggatgtacatatctacggaaatgattggatttcgatgcctcgcccgatcgcacacggccccagcctgggtcccagaaGGGCATATCCCTgatgatttctgggtcatgtgggaaggacaccctattgcACACACTCACTTgatgacggttccaaatgccgtgaCGGACAGGGgtaaaaaaaccgtttgtttaggaccgacgcgcaccagtgttgcCCGCTTACAAATTTGCCCaaattaaatttgaacttctttttcAGGAGCTTCTTGCGCAATTGGAGGGCTTCTGTTCCATATGAAATGGCCTGCAAAAATACAACAAAGGGTGTTCTAATTACAGGGAGGCTAAACTATAGAGCAGTGCCACAGTCAAGCAAATTTCATAATAACTGGAGATTTTCCACCAAGGTAAATTGACGAGAGAGAAACAGATTACCTGGAGATTTGTCCTCTTGACAGAAGTCTTTCTGACAAATCATAGTATATACAGCCAGCCAAATAGGTTGATTGATTACTCAAAGGACCCTGCAAAATCAACCAATACATAATGCATCATAAACTAAAAAGACAATGCATGCTGCATTACCGCAATGCAAGTAACAGGACTTACTTCAGAAACCAGAGATGATGCAACTTTATGAATCTCATCAACACTAGCATTAAAACCTAACTGATTTCCAAAGGAGTGTCCAGATGATTGAGAAAAGAAATCAACTGGCCACAACCGCTGAAGCAAGATAGTAAGAGAAGGGTAATCTTCTTTGAAACAGTTTCTCCAAAATATCATACTGTGGCAATCAACACCAAGATTCTGTGCCACATAAGAAACAAATTTCTGGTCCATTGGGAGATGACAACATGCATGATTAAGGCGTCCATTGATAAATAACATGGAGAATAACTTTTCTAGGGGTAAGTTTTCTTGCTTCCATATCATTATGATAAGCTTGCACTGCTCAAACTGAAGCTCAAAGCAGCCCTGATATAAAGTAAAAGCACATAATTATCTTGCTAAAAGCTAGCCGTTGCATCTTATTGAACCTAATAGTTTTTAGCATGGCCTTACCTTCATCGCCAGCAAATCAACGAGAGAACAAAGAAGTGGTACAAGGGTTTCTGATGGCTGTTGAAAGACCACACCAGGAGAACAATGATGCAAAGTACCCATCTTCGACCACAACCTAACAACACTCCTAGCATCATCAAGGATTACCTATTCGAAAAAACAAATAACCATAAGCAAACAAAGCAAAGGCATGGTGTAGCTAATATAGAAGTGACTGTACAAGCAATTGATATGGGCACAATGTGCATGATTGGCACAATTAGCTAATATACAAGCAGTTACCTTGCCGCCATGATTGGCTTCGTGGGCACATAGTGACTGCAGGCAGTATGCAATAGCTAGTTCATGGATCACAATTGCATTCCCTCGAGAGGAATCCGGTAAGATGCCTTGCTGGTTTGATGTAAGAAAACAAGACAGGAAGGGGACAGTAGGGATGGGAGTGGGGGCGCTTACCAGTAAAGATATGGCTTCAAACAAGGACTCTAAACAGCAGTTTATGTTTTGCACCCAGACGCACGGAGTATACATGCCTGCCTGACTAAAACCTTTGATCTGTCCAGATAATATTCTTTTGAACA
This region of Triticum aestivum cultivar Chinese Spring chromosome 2D, IWGSC CS RefSeq v2.1, whole genome shotgun sequence genomic DNA includes:
- the LOC123055201 gene encoding separase-like, which encodes MYTPCVWVQNINCCLESLFEAISLLVSAPTPIPTVPFLSCFLTSNQQGILPDSSRGNAIVIHELAIAYCLQSLCAHEANHGGKVILDDARSVVRLWSKMGTLHHCSPGVVFQQPSETLVPLLCSLVDLLAMKGCFELQFEQCKLIIMIWKQENLPLEKLFSMLFINGRLNHACCHLPMDQKFVSYVAQNLGVDCHSMIFWRNCFKEDYPSLTILLQRLWPVDFFSQSSGHSFGNQLGFNASVDEIHKVASSLVSEGPLSNQSTYLAGCIYYDLSERLLSRGQISRPFHMEQKPSNCARSS